From Ostrinia nubilalis chromosome 25, ilOstNubi1.1, whole genome shotgun sequence, a single genomic window includes:
- the LOC135084017 gene encoding facilitated trehalose transporter Tret1-like — MMTGKSTQWITPFTRQCYVTMGVSLSMMQMGLIMGFSTILLPQLKSPGSSIPIDDNYGSWIASLPAVTILIGNFTIPSIMGQFGRKIASLTCIFITIAGWISVYLASDVISLLAARGLQGIALGMVSALGPVLIGEYTSPKNRGAFLMTISITIGIGVLAVHVLGSYLRWQTAALIVIAMTVVDLLIVISSPESPAWLADQGRFEECTVIFRWLRGDTEEDELEKMIKTSTALRKEKDDVATADACLVKMWNNIKDFRLTLKRNEFYKPIVIMLHIYTMAQWCGLHVLASYGFVLIHNTIGTNINVPLMIISLDCNRIISNTIALILIRKIRRKFMMFSTIGLNIVCLLAVAGYTYSKTYNLITLDNEYVGIALLHIMTLSMGMGCLPISFILAGEILPLQFKSLAGGISSSFFSLNMFIALKTLPLLMNSIDIHGTFTAYAVLLIYCLTVVGCMLPETKDKTLQEIEEEFKGKKKPVPLGLTP; from the exons ATGATGACGGGTAAATCGACACAATGGATAACACCATTCACCAGACAG TGCTATGTCACCATGGGGGTGTCTCTTAGCATGATGCAGATGGGCCTTATTATGGGGTTCTCCACCATCCTCCTGCCTCAGCTGAAGTCTCCCGGTTCCTCGATACCCATTGATGATAATTATGGGTCATGGATAG CATCTCTACCTGCTGTCACCATCCTCATCGGTAATTTCACCATCCCAAGCATCATGGGGCAGTTCGGGAGGAAAATTGCCAGCCTGACCTGCATTTTCATCACCATCGCTGGCTGGATCAGCGTCTACCTAGCCAGTGACGTCATCTCCCTTCTAGCAGCTAGAGGCTTGCAAGGAATCGCCCTAGGCATGGTCTCCGCGTTAGGACCAGTTCTCATCGGAGAATACACTAGTCCTAAAAATAGGGGTGCCTTCCTCATGACCATTTCCATTACCATTGGAATTGGAGTACTAGCTGTACACGTTTTAGGTTCATATTTGCGTTGGCAGACTGCAGCGCTGATTGTGATAGCCATGACTGTGGTAGACTTATTGATTGTTATATCCTCACCAGAATCTCCAGCCTGGTTGGCTGATCAGGGAAGGTTTGAGGAGTGTACTGTGATCTTTAGATGGCTAAGAGGTGATACAGAGGAAGATGAATTAGAGAAAATGATCAAAACAAGCACGGCGTTACGGAAAGAGAAAGACGATGTTGCTACAGCAGATGCATGCTTAGTGAAGATGTGGAATAACATAAAAGATTTCAGATTGACGCTAAAGAGGAACGAATTTTACAAACCGATCGTAATAATGTTGCATATCTACACCATGGCTCAATGGTGTGGTCTCCACGTCCTAGCGTCATATGGTTTTGTCCTGATACATAACACCATAGGCACCAACATCAACGTGCCTTTGATGATCATATCATTAGATTGCAACAGAATAATATCAAACACTATTGCTCTGATTTTAATCAGGAAAATAAGAAGAAAATTCATGATGTTTTCGACTATTGGATTGAATATTGTATGTTTGCTAGCCGTAGCAGGGTACACGTATTCGAAAACTTACAATCTGATCACTTTGGACAATGAGTATGTGGGCATTGCGTTGCTCCATATAATGACATTGTCGATGGGGATGGGATGTCTCCCTATTTCGTTTATCCTGGCAGGGGAAATCCTGCCGTTGCAATTCAAGAGTTTAGCGGGAGGGATCAGCTCCTCCTTTTTCTCCCTGAACATGTTCATTGCCCTCAAAACTCTCCCACTTTTGATGAACAGTATTGATATCCATGGAACTTTTACTGCCTATGCTGTACTGTTGATATATTGCCTGACTGTGGTTGGGTGTATGCTGCCAGAAACTAAGGATAAGACTTTGCAAGAAATTGAGGAAGAATTTAAAGGGAAGAAGAAACCAGTGCctttag GTTTGACACCATAA
- the LOC135084138 gene encoding facilitated trehalose transporter Tret1-like: MSSKNSRFSPFQKQCFVTAAVGINIIGHGCVLGFPAILLPQLHEPSSPIQLTKEQESWIASITGIVMMAGAFIMLHLMSCSRKTEHYAVIAPVAIGWAITIAATSFQAIFIGRMLCGLSFGMLYPLRSVLIGEYTSPKNRGAFLTTVSLAQAFGIFFVHLLGSLLSWKTTAIICMFFSIISFAMTIYCPESPSWLASKGRYDDCRKVFKWMRGDDEDEELEAMIHARILMEKKTIGESVRQNRLKSIRDTIKKREFYLPIIVMIHANAMLQFSGGTTMAAYCTKILTHLMGPGANIHLWMVVLDIQRIVSNSAAVYVINRAKRRTMMFATGGISVCSHLAIAVYVYSRNQNWISGESVVLPAILINLLYFAVSTGTVPLPNVIAGEVFPLEYKGIGGMIGMVSLSGCMFLVLKTFPGLVDSVGLNGTYLIFAAVLFYNLVVVWFTLPETKGRTLQEIEDEFRGKPLAPEEIEVRKSMQADPVMIFKRKESEWTGSAGFLNE; encoded by the exons ATGTCGAGCAAAAATAGCAGGTTCTCGCCGTTTCAGAAGCaa TGCTTCGTGACTGCGGCGGTGGGCATCAACATCATCGGCCACGGCTGCGTGCTGGGCTTCCCAGCCATCCTGCTGCCGCAGCTGCATGAGCCTTCCTCGCCCATCCAGCTCACCAAGGAGCAAGAGTCTTGGATAG CATCGATCACCGGCATCGTGATGATGGCGGGGGCCTTCATCATGCTTCACCTCATGAGCTGCAGCCGCAAGACTGAGCACTACGCCGTCATCGCGCCCGTCGCCATTGGCTGGGCCATCACCATCGCTGCCACTAGCTTTCAG GCAATATTCATCGGAAGGATGCTCTGCGGATTATCTTTCGGAATGCTCTACCCTCTCCGCTCCGTCCTTATCGGAGAATACACCAGCCCCAAGAACCGAGGGGCCTTCCTGACCACGGTGTCCCTTGCGCAAGCTTTCGGCATTTTCTTCGTCCATCTGCTCGGCTCTCTACTCAGCTGGAAGACCACCGCTATCATCTGCATGTTCTTCTCAATTATCAGCTTCGCTATGACCATATATTGCCCTGAATCTCCCAGCTGGCTGGCCTCTAAAGGACGGTACGACGACTGCAGAAAAGTCTTCAAGTGGATGAGAGGCGATGACGAAGATGAAGAGCTAGAAGCCATGATCCATGCCAGAATTCTGATGGAAAAGAAAACCATCGGTGAAAGTGTTAGACAGAATCGCTTGAAAAGTATCAGAGACACCATAAAGAAGAGGGAATTTTATTTGCCGATCATTGTAATGATTCACGCGAACGCCATGCTCCAGTTTTCTGGTGGAACGACGATGGCAGCTTACTGCACGAAGATTTTAACTCATCTCATGGGACCCGGAGCGAACATTCACCTCTGGATGGTTGTGCTAGATATTCAAAGAATAGTATCAAATTCTGCAGCAGTTTACGTCATCAATAGAGCTAAAAGACGCACCATGATGTTTGCTACAGGCGGTATAAGCGTTTGCAGCCATCTGGCGATTGCTGTTTATGTGTATTCCAGAAACCAGAATTGGATATCAGGAGAAAGCGTTGTGTTGCCAGCAATTCTCATCAATCTTCTATATTTTGCTGTTTCAACCGGAACGGTTCCTCTCCCGAACGTCATTGCAGGAGAGGTATTCCCGCTGGAGTACAAAGGTATAGGTGGAATGATAGGCATGGTCTCTTTATCCGGGTGCATGTTCCTTGTCCTCAAAACGTTCCCTGGGTTAGTGGATAGTGTGGGACTGAATGGAACGTACTTGATCTTTGCCGCAGTTCTGTTTTACAACCTTGTTGTCGTTTGGTTCACGCTGCCCGAGACGAAAGGAAGGACTTTGCAGGAGATCGAAGACGAGTTCAGAGGGAAACCGTTGGCTCCCGAAGAGATTGAAGTGAGGAAATCTATGCAAGCAGATCCTGTGATGATTTTCAAGAGGAAGGAGTCAGAATGGACTGGCAGCGCAGGGTTTTTGAACGAGTGA